From the genome of Sulfurimonas paralvinellae:
AAGTTCCGTGGCAAACCTCTACGGAAGCTATCTTGTACGCGGTGATATAACTCCGCTTGAGAAGTACGAAGAGAACGTCAATAAAATAACAGCAAAAAAAGTCCAAAAAGCGGCACAGAAATATTTTGATTTCAACACGGCAACGACTGTTATTCTAAAAAAATAATTTAAATGCTAAACTCAGGGCGGCCTAAATAATAGCCCTGCAAGCAATCTACTCCAAGCTCGATGAGCACATCATGTTCCTCTTTTGTCTCAACCATTTCGGCAATCGTCTGCATAGACATATTACGGGCAAATTCTACGATTGCTTTTACAATGTTATATGCCGCTTTATCTTTATCGACATTTTTAATGATGCTCCCGTCAATTTTAAGGATGTCGATGTCAAGATTTATCATGTATCTGAAATTCGCATAGCCGCTTCCAAAGTCATCCAAGGCTATTAAAAATCCCATTGCTCTCAATTTGACAAGGCTCTGTTGGATCAACTCAAAGTTTTTAATCTCTTCATGTTCAAGTATTTCAATGGTAAGCCGCTCGGCCAATGCTCTTTTTCCTCCAAATGTAATCTGTAAAAGTTTCATTATGTCTTCATTTAAAATATCTTGAATATCCAAATTGATTGAAAGATGAATCTCTTTATTTGAGTTGAGCATTCCGATGGCCTTATCAAGAACAATTGCCGTAAGACTGACATAAACCTGCGTGTGGCGTATGGATGGTATAAAACTATTTGGTGGAATGATCTTGCCTTCTTTGTTCATCATACGAAGCAGCATCTCATATTTGACTATTTCACCTGTACGTGTATCATAGATAGGCTGAAAAGCACAGCGAATCCCTCCCTCATCGATTGCAAGACGGATATCACTGATGCGGTTCGATGCCTCACTCTCATACTTTTTCTTATCATCAAAGATCTCAACTCTGTTACGCCCCAAAGATTTGGCAATGTAGAGCTGTTCATCCGCTATTTTAATAGCTTCTTCAATGTTTTTGGCGCTGTAAGGAAAAGGATTGACTCCTATGGAGAGTGTCATCTTTATTTTGTTGTTATGACTGAAGATTTCATGTTTCATCACCGCTTCTCGAATTCTCTCTGCAACTTTAATTGATTCCTTGCTCTCTTGTTTATCCACAAGTAAAATAAACTCTTCGCCTCCAAAACGGATAAGCATATCCTCTTGACGTATATTCGACTTTATCTCATTGACGACAGCTATAAGGACGTCATCGCCGACATCATGACCAAAGTTGTCATTTACAAGCTTAAAATTATCCAGATCTATCATCATCAGATAGTAGTTTTGCAGTGATGTCGTTTCCAGAAATTCTGAGAGATATTGACGATTGTAAATTTTTGTAAGTGGGTCGATAAATGCCTTTTTCTTTGTTTTGTAGTAGAGATAAACCAAAATATACGCAAGCAAGAGCATAAAAAGCATAAAAGCCGTTATATAGAGAAAAATGCTCTCTATCGGATTTAAAATTTTTACAATTTCAGCATAAACATCGTATGTAAAGTCAGCACCCAGTACAGCAATGACTTTATTGTCTTTTACAATTGGATAGGCAACGGTAACCCATAATGAATCCAAATCATGCTGATCCGCTATCTGATACTTCTTTGTTTTATAAGCTTTATCCCAGATATCCGACTCTGTGTCGAATTTTTGGTTTAAAAAAGCTCGTTCTTCTTTATCTTCCGTTGCATCAAGCAAGTATCGGTATCTGTCGTTTTCATCTTTATAAAGCATATAAAGATACTTTACATCTTCACCCTGCAGTAAAGCGAGCTCATGTTCCAGCTCACTCGCCACCGAAGCATTATCTAAAATCATTTCGGCAAGATTCACTGTATAGTTTTTTTCTATGTTAAGAGCATACTTCTGCAGCAGATGCACCTTTTGATCGATAAGATGCTCTTTTATGACACTAAACACCCGCTCTTTAGCTTGAATAAATTCAAAATAAATAATCATCGATGCAATAGTGACAATGGGAATGATAACCGCTAGGATAACAAAGCTTTTATTGACTCTCAATCTACGGTTTATCATCATTTCTCTATGTACTTATCAAAACTTTTATCAAGTTTTATATGGTGTTTTTTGAGTCTGTAGTCATAAAAAAGAATATTCGGCCGTCCTTTTTGCCAAAAAAATGCACCGACAACATCAGGATTTTTAAGTTGTGAGTAACGGGTTCCAAATAACACCTTGTCCTTGCATGTCACAGGAAGATTTTTAAGTGTAGAAAGCAATACAACATCCGCTTCACTACACTGCGTGACAATCTCTATAGCTCCCGGATATGTTTCTAAAGCTTTGTTACTCTTGTATATACAGACTTTGGGATGCTCTTTTGCCGTCACAGCTCTGAGAACTTTATTAAAAATTGCCGACTCAAGCTCGATATCGCTTGCATGAAGAATATTTCCGATAATTACTAGTATTATAAGGAAAATTTTCAAAACAGATATTCCACACTTAGCATAAATTTTTGCTCAATGACAGGTACTTCAAGCAGTTTTGTAGTTGGCATAAGATTGTAGTAATATTTTCTAGTCAATCCTGCATTGAGTATATTTTCACCCTTGAGATTGATGTGAAGATCCGGTGTTACCCCATACTTTACCCCTGCAGAGTAGTCATAACCCGTATCAAGATTTTCAAATCCGTGATTGATAACAAGTTCATTGAAGATATCAAACTTCGAAACACTGTTTACCATTCGAATAAGATAGTTATAGTGTTCAACGCTTGTCGCTTCATTAGGCAGATTGAGCTGTGCATAATCAAATGCCAACTGTAGCTCATCTTTTTTTCTGAAAAAATAATGAAATTCCAAAGCAGCGTAATATGCCGTAAAATCATCTTTTGAATTTTGCATCACACCTAAATTGTCAGGAATAAGAAATTTTTTTGTTCGGTTATATCCAAAAACTATTTTTGACATCGTCTGCTCACCAGTACGACTTATCTCCTGTGTCAGAGACAAATACTCTTCGGGGTCTAAGTTTGGATTACCCACATGTGATTCTGCCGTCATAAAGGGTTCTGGAACAAACTCCTGATTTGATAGAAATGTCTTTGATACCCATTGTTTATTTGTATAGATATATGAAAGTCGTACTTGCGAAACATCTTCATCTTTCATAGCTTTATTTCTGTCATAGTGCTGCAGCATAGCAGAAAGACTTACGAGATTATTTTCTGAAAATGAAATGGCATCTTCTAAGAACAGCGAGTAGATATTTTCAGTGTCATATTTTTGCTGTGCTGGACTTGGAACTGAGTCATATTTAACATCATCTAGAGAAAAATTCTTATATCGAAACTGAACACCTGCACTGATAGCATGATTCTCAATTTTAAATTTTTTCTTTACAATGGCTGTCATCACTTCAGAATCAAATTGCTGATTCATCAAAGAGAAGCCTCCAGGTACAGGAGAACTATAGCTTGCATCATAACTGCCAGAACTATTAATATAAGAGAGATTAAAGGTCAAACTGTCATTTTGAAACTTAGAACCAAAAGAGGCATTTATAAATTTCTTTTCCAGATTAGTCTCTTTTGGAGCAGCATATGGCAACAATCCCAAAAAACCATCATGGTCTGTTGTAAACGCGTTTAGCTCTACTTTATAGTTCTCTTTTTCCAAAGAACCGTAAAAATGGTTTGTCGTTGTATCTCTTTTGACTGTTTGATTATCGACATCATAACTGTCTTGATTGTTTTGGGAATGATTTGCATAGACAAAATAAGCCATATCATCAACAAATCCTGCATTGTAGATATTTTCTTTGTGAGTTCCATGTAAAGCACCGAGAACTTTTACACGTGTCCCGGCATCTCTTTTTGCTTCTTTGGAGTACAGCCGTATAACAACAGTGGCCGGTTCAATTCCAAAATCAAAAGAAGGAAACCCTTCATAGATCTCTACATGATCAACAAAGTCCATCTCAATATTTCCAAAGAGATTAAAACCGCTTCCTGTAATCGGGAGGACAAGCTCATTGTCATTGAGATAAATTCTGACAGATTTTGAACTAAAGGCAACAGGATCAAGGTTAATCATATCAGGTTCGTTCACTCTGTTTTCAAGATATCTGAAAAATCGAATGGACTTAAGCACATCTTTGAGTGTTTCAACCTGCATACGCTCAAGGTCATCACGGGTATAGACGATGAGATGTCCTGCATTTTCATCTTTTGTCTTTTTGGAAAGTTCTGATTCTGTTTTATACTGATCCAACAAAGTATCAATATCAGATGCTTGCAAGATTACAGAAAAACCTAACAATACCAAAACAGACTTCACAAATAAATTTTTCAAAAAAGACATTTTAAACTTTCCTTATTATTTATTATCTTCATATTCCACTTAAAGCACTATTAATTAACCATAACATATTCCAATATTTTTTATTTATAATATTGCTCACACAAATAAATAATACTTTTAAAACTTTTTAGCTATAATTCGGCTATCAATTTAAAGGGTAAAGTTAAATGAATTTAGTTACAGGTTCTTCAACCGCACTCATCACTCCGTTTAAAAACGGAAAACTCGATGAGCAAAGATATGCAGATCTTATTAAACGTCAGATAAAACACGGCATGAATGCAGTTTGTCCGGTAGGTACAACCGGTGAGAGCGCAACGCTCACGCATGATGAGCATAAACGCTGTATTGAAATAGCCGTAGAGGTTTGTAAAGGCACATCTACAAAAGTACTTGCAGGTGCAGGCAGCAATGCAACACACGAAGCCATAGAGATAGCTAAACATGCACAAAGCTGTGGTGTCGATGCTATCTTCTCAGTTTCACCATACTACAACAAACCTTCACAAGAGGGACTCTACCAACACTATAAAGCAATCGCCGAAGCTGTAAGCGAATTGCCGTTTATGCTCTACAATGTTCCGGGGCGTACAGGTGTTGATATCTCTGCGGACACGACGATCAGACTTTTTGATGATGTCAAAAACATTTATGGTGTCAAAGAGGCAACAGGCAGTCTGGAGCGTACGGTAGAGTTGCTCTCACGCAGACCTGATCTGAAAGTATTTTCAGGTGATGATGCCATTGACTACCCAATATTGGCAAATGGCGGTGCCGGTATCACTTCCGTAACATCGAACTTGATGCCTGACCTGAAAAGCCAACTTGTAGACAAAGCACTCTCAGGTGACTTTCAAGGTGCAAAAGCGATCAATGACAAACTTTACCCTCTTAACAAAGTTATGTTCTGTGAAGCCAACCCTATCCCTGTAAAAGCAGCTATGTACATTGCAGGACTACTCGATACACTGGAGTACAGACTTCCTCTCGTTGCACCAAGCAGCGAAAATATGAAAAAAATAGAAGAAGTAATGAAAAATTACGACATTAAAGGATTATAATATGGCAGAATTCAAAGGAAAAACTCTTTTTATCAGCGGTGGAACACGCGGTATCGGAAAAGCTATCGTTTACGCTTTTGCCGAAGCTGGTGCAGATGTAGCTTTTACGTACGCTTCAAGTGCAGATACAGCTAATGATATCATCGCAGATGTTGAGAGCAAATATGGCGTAAAATCCTGTGCTTACAAGCTCAATATCTTAGAGCCAAACACTTACAAAGATGTTTTTAAAGAGTTCGATGCTGATTTTGAGAGACTTGATTTCTTCATATCCAACGCTATTATCTCCGGTCGTGCCGTAGTTGGCGGTTTTGGTCCATTTATGCGTTTAAAACCTCGTGGACTTGACAACATCTGGACTGCGACGGTCGACGCTTTTGTCGTCGGTGCTCAAGAAGCGGCAAAAAGAATGGAAAAAGTCGGCGGCGGAAATATCATCAGCATGAGTTCAACAGGAAATCTTGTCTATACACCGAACTATGCAGGTCACGGTGCAAACAAAGCGGCAGTTGAGACGATGGTAAAATATGCAGCGGCGGAACTCGGTGAGAAGAACATCAGAGTAAACGCAGTAAGCGGCGGGCCGATCGATACAGATGCACTCAAAGCATTTCCAAACTATGAAGAGGTAAAAGCGGAAGTCGTTGCGCGTTCACCACTTTCACGTATGGGTGAAGCACAAGATCTAACCGGTGCATGTAAATTTTTATGTTCAAATGACTCCTCATGGCTAACAGGTCAAACTATCGTCGTCGACGGTGGAACTACTTTTCAGTAAACAACCTAAAAAATACTCGCAGGCATCATGCCTGTAAGTCTTCTTATCACTTTATAAGCAATTTTTCTATATAATTCGTTCAAATAATTCAGGACTGCCTTTCTACTCATTAACAGCCCTCCATTAGAATCTTTTTCTGGAGTTGTTACGAAAAATGTTTCTCTTTGATACACTCTCTGTAGTTTTTGTTGCACTCATCATACTTGGTGCAGTTCCAAATCTTTTTTACTCTAGCGGATATCTGCCGCATATTGAGAGAAAAGCATACTACCAACTCCACTATTTTGCTTTTATACTCTCAATGATAGGTGTTGTCATCAGTGCCAATTCGCTCGTATTTCTCTTCTTTTGGGAGATTATGAGTCTTAGCTCATGGCAGCTTATTTTAACAGAACCAAAAGAGAAAAGTACCATAGAAGCTGCCCGTTTTTACTTTTTAATGACACACTTCGGTTTTGTTTTTTTACTCCTTTTCTTTTTAATTGTGACAAACGGTGACCTTGAGATTAGTTTTGCCCAGATGAAAAGCATTGCTGCAACATTTGCCTACCCGACCATGCTCTTTTTCTTCTTGATCTTAGGCTTTTTAAGCAAGGCCGGTGCCGTGCCTGTACATGTCTGGCTTCCTTATGCCCATCCTGCAGCACCCAGCCCGGTTTCAGCTCTTATGAGCGGCGTAATGCTCAAAGTCGCCATCTATGGAATGTTTCGCTTTTTATTTGATGTACTCTACCCTTGGCCGCTGCAATGGGGAACATTCATTCTCATTATTGGCTCTGTTACTGCTCTAGTAGGCATTCTTTATGCCATGGCAGAGCGTGACATCAAAGCGCTTTTGGCAAACTCTTCTATAGAAAATATCGGCATCATTTTAATTGCTTTTGGAATGGGAATGATTTTTGATACTTTGGGGCTTACCATT
Proteins encoded in this window:
- a CDS encoding EAL domain-containing protein, translating into MINRRLRVNKSFVILAVIIPIVTIASMIIYFEFIQAKERVFSVIKEHLIDQKVHLLQKYALNIEKNYTVNLAEMILDNASVASELEHELALLQGEDVKYLYMLYKDENDRYRYLLDATEDKEERAFLNQKFDTESDIWDKAYKTKKYQIADQHDLDSLWVTVAYPIVKDNKVIAVLGADFTYDVYAEIVKILNPIESIFLYITAFMLFMLLLAYILVYLYYKTKKKAFIDPLTKIYNRQYLSEFLETTSLQNYYLMMIDLDNFKLVNDNFGHDVGDDVLIAVVNEIKSNIRQEDMLIRFGGEEFILLVDKQESKESIKVAERIREAVMKHEIFSHNNKIKMTLSIGVNPFPYSAKNIEEAIKIADEQLYIAKSLGRNRVEIFDDKKKYESEASNRISDIRLAIDEGGIRCAFQPIYDTRTGEIVKYEMLLRMMNKEGKIIPPNSFIPSIRHTQVYVSLTAIVLDKAIGMLNSNKEIHLSINLDIQDILNEDIMKLLQITFGGKRALAERLTIEILEHEEIKNFELIQQSLVKLRAMGFLIALDDFGSGYANFRYMINLDIDILKIDGSIIKNVDKDKAAYNIVKAIVEFARNMSMQTIAEMVETKEEHDVLIELGVDCLQGYYLGRPEFSI
- a CDS encoding TonB-dependent receptor plug domain-containing protein: MKNLFVKSVLVLLGFSVILQASDIDTLLDQYKTESELSKKTKDENAGHLIVYTRDDLERMQVETLKDVLKSIRFFRYLENRVNEPDMINLDPVAFSSKSVRIYLNDNELVLPITGSGFNLFGNIEMDFVDHVEIYEGFPSFDFGIEPATVVIRLYSKEAKRDAGTRVKVLGALHGTHKENIYNAGFVDDMAYFVYANHSQNNQDSYDVDNQTVKRDTTTNHFYGSLEKENYKVELNAFTTDHDGFLGLLPYAAPKETNLEKKFINASFGSKFQNDSLTFNLSYINSSGSYDASYSSPVPGGFSLMNQQFDSEVMTAIVKKKFKIENHAISAGVQFRYKNFSLDDVKYDSVPSPAQQKYDTENIYSLFLEDAISFSENNLVSLSAMLQHYDRNKAMKDEDVSQVRLSYIYTNKQWVSKTFLSNQEFVPEPFMTAESHVGNPNLDPEEYLSLTQEISRTGEQTMSKIVFGYNRTKKFLIPDNLGVMQNSKDDFTAYYAALEFHYFFRKKDELQLAFDYAQLNLPNEATSVEHYNYLIRMVNSVSKFDIFNELVINHGFENLDTGYDYSAGVKYGVTPDLHINLKGENILNAGLTRKYYYNLMPTTKLLEVPVIEQKFMLSVEYLF
- the dapA gene encoding 4-hydroxy-tetrahydrodipicolinate synthase; translation: MNLVTGSSTALITPFKNGKLDEQRYADLIKRQIKHGMNAVCPVGTTGESATLTHDEHKRCIEIAVEVCKGTSTKVLAGAGSNATHEAIEIAKHAQSCGVDAIFSVSPYYNKPSQEGLYQHYKAIAEAVSELPFMLYNVPGRTGVDISADTTIRLFDDVKNIYGVKEATGSLERTVELLSRRPDLKVFSGDDAIDYPILANGGAGITSVTSNLMPDLKSQLVDKALSGDFQGAKAINDKLYPLNKVMFCEANPIPVKAAMYIAGLLDTLEYRLPLVAPSSENMKKIEEVMKNYDIKGL
- a CDS encoding enoyl-ACP reductase; the protein is MAEFKGKTLFISGGTRGIGKAIVYAFAEAGADVAFTYASSADTANDIIADVESKYGVKSCAYKLNILEPNTYKDVFKEFDADFERLDFFISNAIISGRAVVGGFGPFMRLKPRGLDNIWTATVDAFVVGAQEAAKRMEKVGGGNIISMSSTGNLVYTPNYAGHGANKAAVETMVKYAAAELGEKNIRVNAVSGGPIDTDALKAFPNYEEVKAEVVARSPLSRMGEAQDLTGACKFLCSNDSSWLTGQTIVVDGGTTFQ